The following is a genomic window from Sphingobacterium spiritivorum.
GATCTGACGTATGATGCCTATGAGATCGTCCCTGCCAAGTTGTTTTTTAAATCAAATATTGAATTTAACAATCCAGTACGGGGGGATGAAGACCAATATCTGAATCCTGCACGTAAAAAAATAGAGAAGAAGAGTGGTTTCAATGCCAATTGAAACAAAAATATTTCTTTAATAAGCTGTATCAATTCAAAAAGTTTGTTTTCTTTGTAGCATTGTTTGTTAAAACAACGATTGATGATTTCCTTCAGCAGGCAATTATAACCATGTAAAATCTATAAAATATCATATGACAGAAGAAAGAGATGGAGTATTGGTCTCGCACCTGGCAAAACAGGGAGTTGATGACAAAATGGTAATGGGACACCCGGCAGGACTATTTGTCCTCTTCTTTACCGAGATGTGGGAACGTTTCAGTTATTACGGGATGCGGGCATTACTGACCGTGTTTTTAGTAAGCGAGATTGCCAAAGGTGGATGGGGCTGGAGCAATGAAGAAGCCATGAAGTTGTATGGCCTTTATACCGGACTGGTCTATCTGACACCTTTACTCGGAGGAATTATTGCCGATAAATTAACAGGTTATAAAAAAGCAATTCTGATAGGTGCATTGATCATGACACTCGGGCATGCATCTATGGCTCTGGAGGGATTCTCCGGTAATTTCTTCTATCTGGGATTAATTCTCATGATACTGGGTAACGGTATGTTTAAACCGAATATTTCGTCTATGGTGGGCAAGTTATATCCGGATTCCAGTTCTAAAAAAGATGCTGCATATACTATTTTTTATATGGGGATCAATGCAGGAGCATTCTTAGGTATGTTGCTTTGCGGATATATCGGAGAGAAAGTAGGATGGCATTATGGTTTTGGACTGGCCGGTGTATTTATGTTTTTCGGCATGTTACAGTTTTATTTCGGACAGCGGATTTTTGGTATTATCGGAGAGAGTCCGAAAGTATTAAAAGCGGACCATGATAAAAGAGTAGCTGCAAATGAAGAGCAGGATGAAGTTATCCCTGCAAATGTAGTTCGTGACCGTCTGTTTGTAGTAGCTGTTCTGATGATCGCCAGTATTGTATTCTTTTTTGCATTTGAGCAGGCTGGTGGTTCCATGACCATATTTGCTAAAGATTATACACAGCGTGTATTGGATGGGGGTATGGCTTCTGCATTTAAATGGGTAGATGCGGCACTAACGATATTTCCGATGCTGATTGTAACGTTGGTATTAGGGAGCTTAGCTGCCAAAATTTATAAAAAATATCCGTTGACCATCATTTTTACAGCGATTTCATTTGCTGTGATCTGGGTATTAGGTGTCTGGAAAGTACACCGTGAATTTACTTCTTTCGGTACTGAAGTTACGGTATCCTGGTTTCAGATTCTAAACTCTTTCTTTATTGTTACTTTAGCTTCTTCTTTTAGTAAGCTGTGGGAAAAAGTATGGAACCCTTCAGGACCTGTGAAATTTGCGCTGGGACTGATATTGGTAGGAATCGGATTTGCGGCTTTATCATATGGCAGTATGTCTATTCCTTCAGGAGCAAAGACAGCATCTGTAAGCATGATCTGGCTTGTACTGGCATATTTCTTCCATACTACAGGAGAATTGTGTCTGTCTCCTGTGGGATTATCGTATGTGAGTAAGCTGTCTCCTAAGAAATTTTTGGGTTTATTATTCGGATTCTGGTTTTGTGCTTCAGCTATTGCCAATTTCCTTGGCGGATTTATGGGTGCTTATATCGATAAGATTACAGAGACACATTCGATGTCCTATTTCTTTATGATTTTTACGCTTATTCCTTTCGCTACGGCCTTGATACTGATCTTGCTAAATCCGGTATTAAAGCGGATGATGCACGGAATTCATTAACAATAAGTTATTTACATAAAAAAGCATCCCTGAGGATGCTTTTTTTGTATTAAGACCATTTGGCAATAAGATAAATTTATAACTTTGTAGCTATTGTTAAGTTAAAATTTTATATGAATGATCAGAATCGTGCCGTTTCAGGCACGCTTGAAAAAGACGGTATAGATGGGTCAACAGTGTTGGGACATCCGTCTGGATTATTAGTTCTTTTCTTTACAGAGATGTGGGAGAGATTCTCGTATTACGGGATGCGCGTATTGTTGATTCAGTTTCTAACTTCAGCGGTTATATTCGGAAGTCCTTTTTCCGGATGGGGTTGGACAGCTGAGCAGGCCGGAGCTTTGTACGGAACTTATGCCATGCTGGTATATCTGACTCCTATTCTGGGAGGTATCATTGCCGATAAATACATCGGCTCACGTAAAGCCGTTATTATAGGTGCAGCTGTCATGACCATAGGGCATGCTGCTATGGCATTTGACAACTCTTATATGTTCTTCGCCGGACTGGCCTGTCTGATTATCGGTACTGGCTTTTTCAAACCGAATATGCCTTCTATTCTGGGAGAGATGTATAAGCATTTGCCGGAGAAAAAGGATGGTGCATATACTATTTTCTACATGGGAGTAAATGCCGGAGCATTCTTTGGTATGATGCTATGTGGTTATTTAGCCGAAAAAGTAGGCTGGCACTGGGGATTTGGACTGGCAGGTATCTTTATGTTCCTCGGCACTATTCAGTTTTGGGCTGCAAAACCTCTGATGGGTAATCTGGGCGTATTGGATAAATCGGCTAAAGAAGATGCTGAAAAGAAATTGAAGGAAAGTGAAGAGGAAAGCAAACGCAATCCTTATACTACCTTTGACATGGTGCTGATCGGTTTTATTACGGTTGTAGGGTTTATGTACGCCTTCAACGATCCACTTTCAAAAAACGGGGTTGTAGATGTTTTTAAATTTATTGACACTTCGTATCTGAGAGGACAATACCTGATGATATTTATAGCTCTTATCGCTTTTATTTATCTGATCGTATCCCGTATTCTGCGTTATGGTAAAATCGTTCGTGACAGAATGTTTGCCGTTATCCTGCTGGCTTTCTTCCTGATCTTCTTCTTTATGAGTTTTGAACAGGGAGCTACATCGCTGGTACTGGTAGCACGTGACCATATCGACAGACAGCTTTCAGGCAACAGCCTGATGATCTTCAATATTGTAAATGCCTTATTTACAATTGTACCATTGACTATTATTTCATGGGTATTGATCCTGCTCGCTAAAGCGACCTGGAAAAAAATAGCTCCTTCGAATATTATTTTGTTGATTTGTTTTGTGCTGATCTGGGGTGCAGCTATCTGGATGCTGACCAATGAGTTTACAGCCAAAACTTCGGAAATCACTGTTTCATGGTTCTCCACACTCAACTCTTTCTTTATTATAGCATTAGCCTCTTCAGTATCTAAAATCTGGGAATCCAAGTTTAATCCTTCTGCCGCATTTAAATATGGCTTCGGATTGGTGCTGGTAGCCATAGGATTTTTGATATTAGGATTAGGTTCATTGGGTATCAATGAGCATGTGAAGATATCTATGATCTTTCTGGTATTGACCTATCTGTTCCACACATTAGGTGAATTGTTTATTTCTCCGGTAGGCTTATCTTATGTCTCTAAGTTAGTTCCTGCCCGTATGCTGGCCTTTATGTTTGGTGTATGGTATCTTGCGATAGCGATTGCGCAGAAACTGGCCGCTATTCTGGGTGGTCAGGTAGAGATTATCAAAGAGAATTATTCATTGAGCCACTTCTTCTTCCTGTTCACTATTATTCCGGCTGCAGCAGGATTACTGGTGATGTTGCTTAATCCGCTGATTAAACGACTTATGCACGGAGTAAAATAGAAAATCTAAAGGCTTTCCTTATCCGGGAAAGCTTTTTTTAATATATCATAATACAAAATGGAGGAATATAAACAACAAACGTTAGCCGAAATCCAGAATTTTGAAGGAAAGTACCCCAAGCAGCTTTGGTACTTATTCCTGGTAGAGATGTGGGAGCGCTTCTGTTTCTACGGAATGCGTGGTGTATTGGCAATCTTTATGGTCGATCAGTTATTTCTGACAGATAAAGAGGCAAATCTTAAGTATGGAGCTATTCAGGCATTCGTTTATGCTTTTACTTTTATAGGAGGGATCTTTGCAGACCGGATTCTTGGTTTCAAACGTTCCCTGATTTTCGGAGCGATACTGATGATCGCCGGTAATGCATTAATTGCGGTTTCACCGCATGATTTCTTTTATCTGGGAATAGTACTGACTATTATCGGAACAGGCTTTTTCAAGCCGAATATTTCTTCTATGGTAGGAGAGCTATACAAAGAGGGAGATCCGAGAAGAGATGCCGGATTCGGAATTTTTTATTCCGGAATCAATGTCGGAGCACTTTTGGGTGGTGCATTGTGTGTGTGGCTGGGTAAAGAACATTCCTGGAATCTGGCTTTTATGGCAGCCGCAGTTGTCATGGTAATCGGACTTTTTATCTTTTTACTAACTAAAAAATATTTAGGACCAATAGGAGCAAGCCCAATTGAGCATCTTCCTAAAGCAAAGAAAACAATACAGGAAGTCCTGGTGTATATCGGCGCATTAGCTTGTATTCCGTTGATCTTTATCATGATTCATAATACCGGATATACAGATATGTTTATGTATATCATCGGTCCGTTGGCCTTGATCTATTTCTTCTACCAGATGCTGGTTGAAAAGGAGAAAAAGGCGCGTCAGCAGCTTCTGGCAGCTTTGATCTTGATCATGTTTTCCATCCTGTTTTTTGCTATTTTTGAACAGGCAGGAGGGTCATTAGCCTTATTTGCGAATAACAATTTACATCGTGATCTTTTGTTTTTCAGCATAGATCCCAATATGGTTAATAATGGTGCAAATTCTCTTTTCGTAATTGCATTCAGCCCGTTGTTAGGTCTGCTGTGGCTGGCTATGTCTAAGAAAAAAGTCGAACCTAATACTGTTGTAAAGTTCGGGCTGGGATTCTTATTACTTGGAGTCGCTTATTATATTTTCTTTGCGACCCGTTTCTTTGCAGATGCCAGCGGTAAAACTTCTCTGGGTGTATTTACATTAGCCTATCTTGCGGTTACTTTAGGAGAACTGTGTCTGTCTCCCATAGGGCTGTCTATGGTCACCAAACTATCTCCTAAGCGTCTCGGCGGTATGATGATGGGATTGTGGTTTTTAGCGAGTGCCTACGGACAGTATCTTGCCGGATTATTAGGCGCAGGTATGACAGCTCCGGATGAAAAGGCTTCCTTAATGGATAAACTTCTGGCCTATACAGATGGCTACAAACAACTTGGAGTATATGCTCTTGGAGCAGGAGTACTTCTGATCGTAATCTCTCCGTTAGTCAAAAAGCTGATGAACGGAGTGAAATAGATTATCTTATTTACAATTGAAGGAAACGGATCTGTGTATGCAGATCCGTTTTTTTTATTTAACGGGTTAATCCTTCACAAGACTTATACTCCTGTAGATTTATTTCTGTCCGTAGTTTTTTTAATATCAGAGGATAGCCTTTTCCTGTCGTTCTGTATAGGATAAAACCACAATTGGAGGGGTATTATATTCGTTATTCTTTAGGGATAATTACTACCTTTACATCAATTTATTTTATGCAACAGACAGATAGCTTAGTCATCATTCCGACCTATAATGAGAAAGAAAATATTGAGAAGATCATTCGTAAGGTCTTTTCTTTAGCCATTGCATTTGACATTCTGATTGTCGATGACGGATCTCCGGACGGGACCGCAGATATTGTGCGAAAATTGCAGCAGGAGTTTCCGCATCACCTGCATATGGAAGAACGGAAAGGTAAACTAGGCCTGGGTACAGCTTATATTCATGGATTTAAGTGGGGCTTGGGACGTCACTATGAATTTATATTCGAGATGGACGCAGATTTCAGTCACAATCCAAATGACTTACTCAAGCTGAGACAATGTTGTATGGACGGAGCCGATATGTCTATCGGATCCCGTTACGTGAAAGGAGTAAATGTAGTCAACTGGCCGATGAGCAGGGTACTGATGTCTTATTTTGCTTCTGTCTATGTCCGGTTTATCACCGGTATTACGATTCAGGATGCTACAGCAGGATTTGTGTGTTTTCGTCGTCGGGTACTTGAAAAAATTCCGTTGGATAAAATCAAGTTTGTCGGATATGCTTTTCAGATAGAAATGAAATTCACGGCATTGCAATACGGATTTAATGTCGTAGAAGTGCCTATTATCTTTACAGACAGAACAGAAGGTACTTCCAAGATGAGCACTAAAATCTTCAGGGAAGCCTTTT
Proteins encoded in this region:
- a CDS encoding peptide MFS transporter is translated as MTEERDGVLVSHLAKQGVDDKMVMGHPAGLFVLFFTEMWERFSYYGMRALLTVFLVSEIAKGGWGWSNEEAMKLYGLYTGLVYLTPLLGGIIADKLTGYKKAILIGALIMTLGHASMALEGFSGNFFYLGLILMILGNGMFKPNISSMVGKLYPDSSSKKDAAYTIFYMGINAGAFLGMLLCGYIGEKVGWHYGFGLAGVFMFFGMLQFYFGQRIFGIIGESPKVLKADHDKRVAANEEQDEVIPANVVRDRLFVVAVLMIASIVFFFAFEQAGGSMTIFAKDYTQRVLDGGMASAFKWVDAALTIFPMLIVTLVLGSLAAKIYKKYPLTIIFTAISFAVIWVLGVWKVHREFTSFGTEVTVSWFQILNSFFIVTLASSFSKLWEKVWNPSGPVKFALGLILVGIGFAALSYGSMSIPSGAKTASVSMIWLVLAYFFHTTGELCLSPVGLSYVSKLSPKKFLGLLFGFWFCASAIANFLGGFMGAYIDKITETHSMSYFFMIFTLIPFATALILILLNPVLKRMMHGIH
- a CDS encoding peptide MFS transporter gives rise to the protein MNDQNRAVSGTLEKDGIDGSTVLGHPSGLLVLFFTEMWERFSYYGMRVLLIQFLTSAVIFGSPFSGWGWTAEQAGALYGTYAMLVYLTPILGGIIADKYIGSRKAVIIGAAVMTIGHAAMAFDNSYMFFAGLACLIIGTGFFKPNMPSILGEMYKHLPEKKDGAYTIFYMGVNAGAFFGMMLCGYLAEKVGWHWGFGLAGIFMFLGTIQFWAAKPLMGNLGVLDKSAKEDAEKKLKESEEESKRNPYTTFDMVLIGFITVVGFMYAFNDPLSKNGVVDVFKFIDTSYLRGQYLMIFIALIAFIYLIVSRILRYGKIVRDRMFAVILLAFFLIFFFMSFEQGATSLVLVARDHIDRQLSGNSLMIFNIVNALFTIVPLTIISWVLILLAKATWKKIAPSNIILLICFVLIWGAAIWMLTNEFTAKTSEITVSWFSTLNSFFIIALASSVSKIWESKFNPSAAFKYGFGLVLVAIGFLILGLGSLGINEHVKISMIFLVLTYLFHTLGELFISPVGLSYVSKLVPARMLAFMFGVWYLAIAIAQKLAAILGGQVEIIKENYSLSHFFFLFTIIPAAAGLLVMLLNPLIKRLMHGVK
- a CDS encoding peptide MFS transporter — its product is MEEYKQQTLAEIQNFEGKYPKQLWYLFLVEMWERFCFYGMRGVLAIFMVDQLFLTDKEANLKYGAIQAFVYAFTFIGGIFADRILGFKRSLIFGAILMIAGNALIAVSPHDFFYLGIVLTIIGTGFFKPNISSMVGELYKEGDPRRDAGFGIFYSGINVGALLGGALCVWLGKEHSWNLAFMAAAVVMVIGLFIFLLTKKYLGPIGASPIEHLPKAKKTIQEVLVYIGALACIPLIFIMIHNTGYTDMFMYIIGPLALIYFFYQMLVEKEKKARQQLLAALILIMFSILFFAIFEQAGGSLALFANNNLHRDLLFFSIDPNMVNNGANSLFVIAFSPLLGLLWLAMSKKKVEPNTVVKFGLGFLLLGVAYYIFFATRFFADASGKTSLGVFTLAYLAVTLGELCLSPIGLSMVTKLSPKRLGGMMMGLWFLASAYGQYLAGLLGAGMTAPDEKASLMDKLLAYTDGYKQLGVYALGAGVLLIVISPLVKKLMNGVK
- a CDS encoding polyprenol monophosphomannose synthase — protein: MQQTDSLVIIPTYNEKENIEKIIRKVFSLAIAFDILIVDDGSPDGTADIVRKLQQEFPHHLHMEERKGKLGLGTAYIHGFKWGLGRHYEFIFEMDADFSHNPNDLLKLRQCCMDGADMSIGSRYVKGVNVVNWPMSRVLMSYFASVYVRFITGITIQDATAGFVCFRRRVLEKIPLDKIKFVGYAFQIEMKFTALQYGFNVVEVPIIFTDRTEGTSKMSTKIFREAFFGVIQLKIASWFKKYN